The nucleotide sequence CGAAATTGTGGGCAAGTATTTATAATCCGCAATATGGGCTGCTCAATAATGTGCTTGAAGCCCTTGGATTATCTTCTTTAACGCAAGATTGGTTAGGAAATCCAGATCTCGCAATATGGTCGATAATAGTAGTTACGATGTGGCAAGGGTTTGGTTATGCATTTTTACTTTATTATGCAGGTTTAAAAGGAGTTCCAGATGAACTTTATGAAGCGGCCAAGATCGATGGTGCCAACCCGTTTCAGTTATATACGAAAGTTGTGATTCCGTTGTTAGCACCTATGATGCGGGTAGCTATTATTATTGCGGTTATTTCGTGTTTAAAGCAAATGGAAGTTGTCTATCTCATGACAGATGGTGGACCGGGAAATAGTACACAGCTACTGGGTAACTATTTATACCAAACAGCCTTCTCCTCTGCTCAATATGGTTATGGAAATGCCATTTCAGTCATCTTTGTCATTGTTGTCCTTATCATCACGGTCTTGTTAAACAAATTTCTTAAAAGAGATGTTGGTGAATACTAATGGAAAATCAATTGAATACAACACCAAACATAAACCTTTCTAGAAAGAGCAAAAAGAAGTCTTTACGTGTGGGAAAAGTCATCCTTTATGTTTTTATGGCAACTGTAGGCCTTTTACAGCTTTTCCCTCTTTTATGGTTATTTGATTATTCTTTATTAAAGAGTGGGGAATTTTTTGGTGAAGCCATTTTCCAAATTCCATCTCCACCGGAATGGAGTAACTATGTAAGTGCCTTTAATCAAGGGAATGTGCTTCCATACTTCTTTAATAGTGTATTGGTTACATTCGTTTCCGTTGCACTAACCGCTATTGTTTCTATTTTACTTGCCTATGCATTCACGAGGATGAAGTGGAGATTTAGTGGCCTGTTTATGAACATCATTTTGTTAGGAATGATGATTCCTATTCACGCTACGTTACTCCCGAACTTCATTATTTTTAATGAAGTAGGCTTGTTAAATAGCTATTGGGCATTGATTTTACCTTATACGGCTTTTAATATTCCTATCAGCATGTTTATCGTGACAGGATTTATGGAAACTATTCCACGATCCATTGAGGAAGCGGCCGTCATTGATGGGGCAGGTATTTGGAGAATTCTTTTCCAAGTGATTTTCCCGATTACGAAGCCAGCTATCGCGACAATCAGTGTCGTAAACTTTATCAACTGTTGGAATGAATTTATCATGGCCTACACGTTTATTACAATGGATACATTTAAAACATTACCATTTTCCATTATTCAGTTTGTCGGACAATATTCATCGGATTACGGGGCGCAATTTGCGGTTATGTCGCTTATTGCCATTCCATCTATTATTATGTACTTAATCTTTACAGATGAAATAAATAAAGGTTTAATGGCTGGTTCCATTAAAGGATAATCGAAAAGAAGGAGATTGAGGTGCCGATGGGAAGCTTGTCAGGCTGGTTATATAGAATGTGTGAATGGATTACACGGCTTGTTTACGTAAATTTGTTATGGATTGGATTTAGTTTGATTGGACTTCTCCTTTTTGGAATTGGCCCTGCTACATCCTCTATGTTTACGGTTATCCGCAAGTGGGTGAGAGGACAGGAGGATATAAACGTTTTCTCAACCTTTCGGAAGACATATAAAAAAGATTTTTGGAAAGCAAATTTACTTTCTTTCCTGCTTATAGTTGGCGGATGTTTACTCTATATAGATTTCTTATTCATTGGTCAGCTTGAAGGTGCGGTTATGAGTCTATTATCTGGATTGTTATTGCTATTAACTATGCTATATATCGTGATAGTCTTATACGTTTTTCCTGTGTTTGTTCATTTTGAACTAAAACCTTGGCAGTCTATAAAATACGCTATTCACCTCGGCGTATCATCACCATTGTCTATGCTAATTATAGTAGCAAGTTTGTTGTTGATGTATTATGTAACGGTTTATATCCCTGCTATTATCCCATTTTTTTCAGGAAGTATCGTGAGCTTCATCATCATGTACAGGGCTGATATTTCCTTGAGAAAATTAGAAACGAAATACATTCCAACATGAATTATACGGAGCTGTTAGGGCGATTTAGCTACTAACAGCTCTTTATAGATATAAAGATAATTATCTTAAGGGAGGAAGACGATGTTATCAAACAACTTTTTATGGGGTGGTGCTGTAGCGGCTCACCAATTAGAAGGCGGATGGAATAAAGGAGGGAAAGGCCCCAGTATTGTAGATGTAATGACAGCTGGTGGAAAGGGGATTCCACGACATATTACTGATGGTGTGTTTGAAGGGGAATATTACCCGAACCATGAGGCGATAGACTTTTATGGGAATTACAAACAAGATATCGCTTTATTTGCCGAAATGGGGTTTAAATGTTTTCGTACAAGTATCGCCTGGACTAGAATTTTTCCAAACGGAGATGAACTAGACCCTAACGAAGAAGGTCTCCAATTTTACGATAATCTCTTCGATGAACTGCTGAAGCATGGGATTGAACCAGTTATCACACTAAGTCACTTCGAAATGCCTTACCACATGGCAAAAGAATATGGCGGTTTCACTAATAGAAAGGTCGTAGATTTTTTTGTTCGGTATGCAACGACGGTTATGGAACGATACAAAGGTAAGGTGAAATATTGGATGACCTTCAACGAAATTAATAATCAGACAAACACTTCGTCGGATATTTATGGTTGGACGTGTTCAGGTGTAAAATACTCCGACTATGAAAATAAGGAAGAAACGATGTACCAGGTTGCACACCATCAATTAGTAGCTAGTGCTCTCGTCGTCAAAGAAGGAAAAGAAATAAATCCAAATTTTCAAATCGGCTGTATGGTTGCTTTTGTTCCTTTTTACCCATTTTCGTGTAATCCCGAGGATATAATGGTTGCAACAGAATCCATGCATGAAAGGTTTTTCTTCCCCGATGTGCATGTAAGAGGCTATTATCCAAACTACATATTAAAAGAGTGGGAGCGAAAAGGATACAATATTCGAATGGAACCGCAAGACAGTCAGATTCTAAAAGAAGGCACGGTTGATTACATAGGATTAAGCTACTATATGTCGAATGCAGTTAAAGTGGATGCTCAAACGGATACGAGTAAGTCAACAGATGGTGCTTCCCAGCATTCCGTTCCCAATCCATATGTCAAGGCGAGTGACTGGGGCTGGCAAATTGACCCTGTTGGACTAAGATATACGCTAGTTACTTTATATGAGCGCTACGAACTTCCGTTATTTGTTGTGGAAAATGGATTTGGTGCTGTAGATGTCGTTGAAGAAGATGGCGCGATCCAGGATGACTATCGTATTGAATACTTAGCTTCCCATATTAAAGAACTGAAAAAAGCAGTTGAGCTTGATGGAGTGGACATAATGGGTTATACGGCTTGGGGATGTATTGACCTCGTTTCGTTTACGACAGGAGAAATGAAAAAACGTTATGGGTTTATTTACGTCGATCGGAACAATGATGGAACCGGGACGCTAGAAAGAAGGAAGAAGAAGTCCTTTGACTGGTACCAAAAGGTGATTGCTACAAATGGAGAAGAGCTGAGCTTGTGAAATGGCAGGAGGGAATGAAGTGAGAAAAAAATATATAGCATTTGATATAGGCGGAACAAGGGTCAAGCACTCTCTATTATTCGAGGACGGTACGTTCATTGAAAAAAATCAATACAATACATCGACTACTGATTTGCAACAATTATTAGCCGATATGGTACGAACGATTGAGCAATACAAATCCTCACATAGAGTTTGTGGAATTGGAATTAGTATGCCTGGTTTTATCAACATTGAAACGGGTCACGCAGAGACAGCTGGTAGTGTAACGGCTCTAGAAGATAAAAACTTAAAAACATTATTGGAGCAAAAAGTGAATCTTCCCGTAGAGGTGGAGAACGATGGCAACTGTGTAGCGTTAGCTGAAATGTTGAATGGAAATGCAAGGGATAGTCAGAATTTTATTTGCATTACCATAGGGACGGGGATTGGTGGAGGTATCGTTTTAAATGGTAGCATCCTTCATGGGCATTCGTTTAGAGGTGGAGAATTTGGCTTTATGGTTACCCAAAAAGGAGCTAATGGAAGAGAAATTTGGCATCATAATGGATCTACTAGTAGCTTAGTAGAGGAATATAAAAAGCTAAAAGGCATAAATCCGGATTCAACTATAGCAGGAGAGGTAATTTTTGAGGAAGCGGCTAAAGATAATCGAGTGAACAGTTTAATTGATGAATGGTTGTCGTATGTCGGTTGTGGAATATATAATTTAGCGGTCACTTTGAATCCAGAAAAGATATTAATTGGTGGTGGGGTCAGTGCTCAAGAGGACCTGTTAAATCTGATGCGGACGCAGTTCGAGAAGCTAGAATTCTGGGAGAATTTTCGATTGCCAATCCTGAGATGTAAGCATAAGAATGATGCAGGTATGCTTGGTGCATTAATGCATTTTTTGAGTAGAACGGAGAATAAATAAGAAAAGAAAGAGGTGTCTCCACATGGAAGACACTTCTTTAGTAAGACTATTCCTTTCGATCCGGAACGGCACAGCTATCATCCGTACATACTGCTCCATTTTCGCTCGATAGATCTTCAAACATTGGTTTTGGGTTTTCTTCGTCCCAAACTTTTTGAAGAGCTCCAGCAAATGTTTCTAGTGGTTGTGCGCCAGAGATGGCATATTTATTATTTATTACGAAGAACGGTACGCCAGTTACCCCAATTTGTCGTGCCATACTCTCGTCTGCTTTTACGTCTTGAGAGTAAGCAGATTTATCATTTAATACTTCTAATGCTTTTTCTTTCTCAATGCCAACCGTCGCTGCGATGTCAGCTAATGTATCGATGTCTCCAACATTCTTAGACTCTGTGAAATAAGCATGTAAAAGCTTTTCTGTTAGCTCTGCTTCTTTTCCTACGGTTTTTGCAAATTTAGTTAGACGATGGGCATCAAAAGTATTCGTTGGCTTCATGTCGTCATAATTATACGTTAGTCCAACTTCCGCTGCTTGTTGGATCAATCCTTTGTTCATTTCCTCCATTTGTTCGATAGTAGAACCATATTTTGCTGCTAACGCTTCATAGATATGCTTTTCAGTATAGGCAGGGGTATTTGGGTCCAGCTGAAAGCTTTTAAATTCAACTTCTACTTGATCTTTATGTGGAAATTGCTCAAGTGCATTTTCCAATCTTCTTTTTCCTATATAACAAAACGGACAAACAAAATCCGACCATACTTCCACTTTCATTTAAAAACACCTCAATTCCAAGATATTTGTTATTGTAGCAGATGTAAGGGAGGATGATATATCAATTTGCTCACACAATAAGGTGTCATCCCAATTGGGTTTGACACCTCCTTTAATTAACTATGTTTTTTGGATTTTTTATCCGTTAGATAACTTAATGCCCCAATCGCAACTCCTAAAATAGCACCACCTGCGACTTCAATAGGAAGGTGCCCGAGCATTTCTTTTAATTCTTTTTCCCGTTTTCTGTGATAAAAACCAGGGTGTTCATGTGCGAGTTTTTCCATCTGCTCATTTATATCATTAACAGCAATCGCAATTTCTCCAGCCTGCCACCGTATTCCCATTGCATCATACATAACAATGATACTGAAGATACTGCTAATTCCAAAATCAATGGATGGAATTCCTTTTTTTAATGCTACATATGTTGTAAGAGAGGTCACAGCAGACGAGTGTGAACTAGGCATATCTCCTGATCCGTACAGTTTCTTCCAATCCCATATACCTGTCTCCACATAATGTAACGGTACCTTTAAAAATTGGGCAGCCCCAATCCCTACTAAAGCGGTTGTAATTGCACGATTTATCATATGAGTCACCTCAAGTTTAAGATGAGATAGAATGAGACCTTTTATTCAACTTTTAAGGTTGTTTTGTTATTTAAACATAATTTAAGAAGGAGGGTAAATATAATAGTAGCGGAGGTGTGTGTGCTGATGAATATGAAAAAGAAAGCAGTGTTTTTTCTTTTAATGTTGATCATTGTCTTTGGTGTGATTCCATTCTCTATCAGCCTCGCCTACGGAAACATTCCGTTATTTGACAATAATGACTTAGAATCATACGATGTTTTGGTAACGAATGATGAAGTAAAGAATGATACGGAGATTTCTTTCTTAAGTGATAGTACTTATACGTGGGGAGAGATCAAAAAATATGTGATACGAAATGAAATGTCTTATCTGAATGTATTGCGGATTGTTGCGGTGATAGTTGGAATTTCGTTTCTAGCTGTTGTGGCCGATCGGCTTCTTTTTCGGAATTCAAGGGGATCCTTTAAAAGGTAGGGAAAGACTTAGCAATGTTCCTGGATGTTACATACTAATTTCAATCCATCACAAACTATAGGTGGAGGTGATGGGTATGGCAGACCGTAAAAAAGACCGATTAACAAGTGGACCAAGTGATGAGCAAGCGGTGCGTAATAAACTATCCAGACAATTTGATCACGAAGCAGCGAACGAACCGTTAACAGCAATGGAAAAAGCACATAATAAAAAAACCAAAAAAAGACAGTAAAATATTGGTCAGGCACCACCTGGTTTTTAGCCATGGTGCCAGGCATCACCCGGTTTTTGCCAAAAAAAGTCGAATAAAAAGGATGCTAAATCCCAAAAGGGAGAGCATCCTTTTTTCCTTTAATAACTGTCCGATACTTGTGTAGAAGAGTCCATACCCCGATACATAGAAATTCCCATAGCACCTAAGGCAACTAATACAAACAATCCGCCGAATGTGGCATTTTGTTCGATGGAAGCATGCTCAATGACAAGACCACCAATAAAGGAACCGAAAGCTATTCCAAAGTGTAGCGCTGAATTATTTAGACTTTGTTGAATATCAGCAGTTTCCGGAGCAGCCTCGATAAGATAACTTTGCGTAGCTGGTGTAATCGCCCAGCTTAACCCTCCCCAAATCATCATCACAATCAAAAAGAGTGGAAGAGAAAAAGTCGTATAAGGGATGGAGAAGATAGCGAGTGCAAAGACTACGATAACCCCAATGATCGTTGGTTTTGTACCAAACTTATCCGCTAACGTTCCTCCAATTCCACCGCCTGCTACTGCAGAGATTCCAAAGATAAGGTACACAATACTAACCCAAGTACCATTTAATCCTAACATTTCTTTTAAAAATGGTGTTAAGAAAGCATATAACGTTAGGTGCCCAGCTAAAAATAAGAACGTTGTAAGCTGAGCAAACAAAATTCTTCTATTTTTCAATGTTGCCAGTTGTTTACGAATACTTACAGCAGGCTTTGGTTCAACCTTTTCCATTAGGAAGTACACTCCTGCAATGGAGCAAAGGGTTAAGAGCGTAATGAGTATAAAAGGAGCTCGCCATCCAAAGGCGTTTCCTAGCATTAGTCCAACCGGCATCCCTAGTACAAGGGAACCACTGACTCCCATAAAGACAATTCCAATTGCTCGTGCACGGTATTTTTTCTCCACAATGTTGGATGCAATGGTTACACATAGCACAACTAACAAAGATCCACTTGCTGCCGAAATAATTCTAGCTAGCATTAGAACACCGAACGAAGGACTAAAGACAGCTACCAAATTTCCAATTAAGAAAACGAACAAGAAGATGAGGGTAACCTTCTTACGCTCATACTTAGAGGTTGCCGTTAATAATATTGGTGCAGATATCGCAAAAACTAAGGAAAACATAGAAATCAATAATCCAGCTTTTCCGATACTAATATGCAAATCTGTTGCTACTAAATCTAAAATTCCACCTATAATCAATTCGACCATCCCCACGACAAAGGAAACAATCGTTAGTAAATATACACGTTTATCCATATCATGACGCCCTTTCTAATAAGTTACTACTACAATAGTAACTTTTAACGAAAGAAAAAGCAATAGGATTTGAGCGTTTGACAAATTTCGACAAGTGACAGGCACCAAAATTTCCACAGAATTGAAAAGAAATAGGAAAAGAAAGTATGCTAACATGGAGGTATAGATTTTAACAATGATTCCACGATGTCGAGAAAAGGAGACAACTTATTAATGAATCAAGCTGGACAGAACTATCTAACACAATTTAAAGAAGCAATCAATGAGCTAACAAGATTTACGATGGTTTACAAATTCGCGATGGATGAATTAAATACAAAAATAAATATATTAAAAGAAGAATTTCAATATGTTCATGACTATAATCCAATTGAGCATTGTAACTCGAGATTAAAATCACCAGAAAGCATCCTACAAAAGGTGATCAGGAAAAACATCGATTTTTCGCTTCCATCCATAAAAGAGAATATTAAAGACATTGCAGGCATTCGAATTTCTTGTTCCTTTATCAACGATATCTACCGCATTAGTGAGATGATTGAGAAACAAAAAGATGTCGAAGTGGTGGAGCGAAAAGACTATATTAAAAACCCTAAACCAAATGGTTATCAAAGCCTTCATTTAATATTGAAAATACCTGTCTTCATGTCAGATCGAGAGGAAGACGTATATGTTGAGCTGCAAATTCGAACCATTGCGATGGACTTTTGGGCAAGCCTAGAGCATAAAATCTTCTATAAATATAATAAGGAGATTCCAGAAAGATTAACAAAGGACTTAAAGGAAGCAGCACTCTCAGCCGCCGAGTTGGATAGAAAAATGGAGAGTATTCATAGAGAAGTAAATCACCTGAAAAAGGTGAATGAGGATAGTGATTTAGGGGATTTATTATCCCTTGATATACCCAAAAATATGATGCAATCTATTTTGAAGGATTTAAGTGGCTCGATTAAATTGCCTTAAGTTTTCTGGATAACAAAGTTCATAGAGAAAAAAGCGTATACCACTACGGGTTCCTTTTTGATGAACATACAAAACAGTATATCATTAGCAAACCAAATCACATGTGATTTGGTTTTTTTCTTCCATAATAATAATTAATTATTGGATATGAACATTTGAATAAGCATACAAAACCGCAGCCGAAATAGCACAATGACCACGTTAATTGTTCTCGCTTTTATTAAAAGAATTATGAATGCCACAGTCTGGAAGGTGCGAGTGTCACTCTTATTATGTGGAGGTTAGTGAGTTTTCGTGTAGAAATGCACTTAAATAAACGGGTGCATGAGTGAAACAAAAAATCATCGATTTCAAGCTCCTTTTGTACCAAAGATCACGTTTGTTATAAGGAGAAAATGTAAAACCTAATCTGGGAATTTGATAAGGAATACATTTTTCTAATATGTTGGAAATAGCTTATAGGTGGTATAATTAGTATAGAATATCTTGGAGCGGAGGAAAGTACTGTGGAAGGTAATTTAAAACAAATTTTGAGTGAACTGAAAGGCATCAAAACAGATATTGGTGAGCTGAAGGGTATCAAGGCAGATATTGGTGAGCTGAAGGGCATCAAAACAGATATTGGTGAACTGAAAGGCATCAAGACAGATATCGGTGAACTGAAAGGCATCAAGACAGATATTGAAGAATTGAAAATGGGACAAGCAAGATTAGAAGCGGGGCAACAGAAATTACAGAAAAACTTAATCGAAAGTCTTGGGACTTATACAGAGAAAATTACGGAACACGTTGATGACAAAACAGAAGTTTTAAATAAAAGAGTTTACAAAGTCGAATCCAAAACAGAGCGATTAAGCAGACAGTAGTGAAGGTATCTTCAAGACTGTCTTTTCTTTTGGAATACCTTGTGAATGACTTCACTTAAATTAATGGAGGGGTGCGGGCTTTTTGTACCTAAAAAAGGGGAACTAGATAATTAAAAACAGAACGCTTGAAATCAAGCGTTCTGTTTGGATTTTGTACATTTTCTCCAAGATATCTAGGGGATACACCTTTTTTAATTAAGCTTCTTTTTTCTTACGGAACTTAGCGAACACTTCGTAAACAATTGGTACGATAACAAGTGTTAACAAGGTAGAACTAATTAAACCACCAATTACCGTTACACCTAAGCCCTTCGAAATAAGACCGCCACCTTCAGCACCAATTGCTAAAGGAATCAGTGCTCCGACTGTAGCAATTGCTGTCATCAGAATAGGCCGTAAACGAGTTGCCCCAGCTTCTAACAGTGCTTCACGAGTGGATAAGCCTTCTTTTTCTTTATGGATAACCCGGTCAATGAGTACAATGGCGTTGGTTACCACAATACCAATTAACATGAGGGCCCCAATCATCGCAGAAACGCTAAGCGGCTCATTGGCAATCCATAGTGCAACTAATCCACCGATAACCGTAAACGGTAGGGAGAATAGGATAGCGAATGGAGCCAACGCACCACCGAAGGTTACGACTAACACAAAGTAGACAATCGCAATGGCTGCAAGCATCGCTAATCCTAATTGAGTGAAGGATTCGTTAATTTGTTCGGTGACGCCACCAAATTCAACCCTTACATCTTCTAAATCTAAATCCTGCACTTTTTCATCGACCTCTGCAGATACCGCAGCAACGTCACTGGAAAGGACATCTGCAGAAAGAGAAGCATACATATCCCCATTTCTTCGAGAAATCGTGTCTGGAGATTTTCCTTCTTCTACATCCATTACATCTTCAATCTTCACAGATGTGCCAAGCGGAGTCTGGATTTCTGTATCTTTGATTTCATCTATGCTCTCATACGTTTTTTCTTCAACCTCAACATATACATTGATGTCCTCGCCATCATGTTGAACAGTAGTTAAAACAGGAGCATCTCCCGTACTTCTTAAGTTCATGCCAATCTGTGCGGCCGTTAATCCGTACTGACTTAATTTTTCTTGATTAGCAACGAGTGTATATTGATCATAGGCTTCTGAAAGGCTAGACTCTGCGTTCTCTAGGTCATCTCTTTCTTCTAGAACAGGTAGGATTTGATCAACTGCCGTTTGAATTTCTTCTATCGTGTCGCCATAGACGATTAATTCTAGGCTGCTACCACCTGTGCTGGCAATGTCTATCGTTCCCCATTCCCCTTTATCGGTTACTTCGTTTAAATGGTCAATTACAGTCGTGCTTTCTTCACTAAAGTTTTCATAGTCATCTGCATACTCCACAAAGAATAGGGCGGAATTGTCACTACCCATGCCCATCATGGACATCGATCCACCATTTCCAATGGAGTATTGATAGGTCGTCACACCATCACGATCGCCAAAATATTCTTCAGCGGTTGTCGCAATTTCCTGTACATCCTCTTTTGTTTGTCCAGGCTCAGGACTGTACGTTGCGATGACCATTTTTTGTTCATCAGATGGTAGGAAGCTTACGCCAATAACAGGAACTAAGAAAAGGCTGGCTACAAGTACAACGACAGCACCACCAAAAGTAATCCACTTATGGCTTAGTGCCCAATCTAGGATTTTCTTATAGAAATTTGCCAGCTTACTTGGTTTTTCTTCATGAGTTGCAGTTGCTTCTACCGATTTTTGAGCAAGTCTCTTTTTAAATAAAGAAT is from Radiobacillus kanasensis and encodes:
- a CDS encoding carbohydrate ABC transporter permease, which encodes MNQLMSDKKTIFLLVAPGFLILTSMIIFPIGMSIYYGFTDWGGIGEYNFIGFENFKNIILNDEIFRTSLMNALLLTVATILIQHPIAIFLSILITHCGRWEKVLRTVLFIPAIISIVVTAKLWASIYNPQYGLLNNVLEALGLSSLTQDWLGNPDLAIWSIIVVTMWQGFGYAFLLYYAGLKGVPDELYEAAKIDGANPFQLYTKVVIPLLAPMMRVAIIIAVISCLKQMEVVYLMTDGGPGNSTQLLGNYLYQTAFSSAQYGYGNAISVIFVIVVLIITVLLNKFLKRDVGEY
- a CDS encoding carbohydrate ABC transporter permease; this translates as MENQLNTTPNINLSRKSKKKSLRVGKVILYVFMATVGLLQLFPLLWLFDYSLLKSGEFFGEAIFQIPSPPEWSNYVSAFNQGNVLPYFFNSVLVTFVSVALTAIVSILLAYAFTRMKWRFSGLFMNIILLGMMIPIHATLLPNFIIFNEVGLLNSYWALILPYTAFNIPISMFIVTGFMETIPRSIEEAAVIDGAGIWRILFQVIFPITKPAIATISVVNFINCWNEFIMAYTFITMDTFKTLPFSIIQFVGQYSSDYGAQFAVMSLIAIPSIIMYLIFTDEINKGLMAGSIKG
- a CDS encoding YesL family protein encodes the protein MGSLSGWLYRMCEWITRLVYVNLLWIGFSLIGLLLFGIGPATSSMFTVIRKWVRGQEDINVFSTFRKTYKKDFWKANLLSFLLIVGGCLLYIDFLFIGQLEGAVMSLLSGLLLLLTMLYIVIVLYVFPVFVHFELKPWQSIKYAIHLGVSSPLSMLIIVASLLLMYYVTVYIPAIIPFFSGSIVSFIIMYRADISLRKLETKYIPT
- a CDS encoding 6-phospho-beta-glucosidase, whose amino-acid sequence is MLSNNFLWGGAVAAHQLEGGWNKGGKGPSIVDVMTAGGKGIPRHITDGVFEGEYYPNHEAIDFYGNYKQDIALFAEMGFKCFRTSIAWTRIFPNGDELDPNEEGLQFYDNLFDELLKHGIEPVITLSHFEMPYHMAKEYGGFTNRKVVDFFVRYATTVMERYKGKVKYWMTFNEINNQTNTSSDIYGWTCSGVKYSDYENKEETMYQVAHHQLVASALVVKEGKEINPNFQIGCMVAFVPFYPFSCNPEDIMVATESMHERFFFPDVHVRGYYPNYILKEWERKGYNIRMEPQDSQILKEGTVDYIGLSYYMSNAVKVDAQTDTSKSTDGASQHSVPNPYVKASDWGWQIDPVGLRYTLVTLYERYELPLFVVENGFGAVDVVEEDGAIQDDYRIEYLASHIKELKKAVELDGVDIMGYTAWGCIDLVSFTTGEMKKRYGFIYVDRNNDGTGTLERRKKKSFDWYQKVIATNGEELSL
- a CDS encoding ROK family protein, with product MRKKYIAFDIGGTRVKHSLLFEDGTFIEKNQYNTSTTDLQQLLADMVRTIEQYKSSHRVCGIGISMPGFINIETGHAETAGSVTALEDKNLKTLLEQKVNLPVEVENDGNCVALAEMLNGNARDSQNFICITIGTGIGGGIVLNGSILHGHSFRGGEFGFMVTQKGANGREIWHHNGSTSSLVEEYKKLKGINPDSTIAGEVIFEEAAKDNRVNSLIDEWLSYVGCGIYNLAVTLNPEKILIGGGVSAQEDLLNLMRTQFEKLEFWENFRLPILRCKHKNDAGMLGALMHFLSRTENK
- a CDS encoding DsbA family oxidoreductase, which encodes MKVEVWSDFVCPFCYIGKRRLENALEQFPHKDQVEVEFKSFQLDPNTPAYTEKHIYEALAAKYGSTIEQMEEMNKGLIQQAAEVGLTYNYDDMKPTNTFDAHRLTKFAKTVGKEAELTEKLLHAYFTESKNVGDIDTLADIAATVGIEKEKALEVLNDKSAYSQDVKADESMARQIGVTGVPFFVINNKYAISGAQPLETFAGALQKVWDEENPKPMFEDLSSENGAVCTDDSCAVPDRKE
- a CDS encoding divergent PAP2 family protein, with the protein product MINRAITTALVGIGAAQFLKVPLHYVETGIWDWKKLYGSGDMPSSHSSAVTSLTTYVALKKGIPSIDFGISSIFSIIVMYDAMGIRWQAGEIAIAVNDINEQMEKLAHEHPGFYHRKREKELKEMLGHLPIEVAGGAILGVAIGALSYLTDKKSKKHS
- the sspO gene encoding small acid-soluble spore protein O gives rise to the protein MADRKKDRLTSGPSDEQAVRNKLSRQFDHEAANEPLTAMEKAHNKKTKKRQ
- a CDS encoding MFS transporter — its product is MDKRVYLLTIVSFVVGMVELIIGGILDLVATDLHISIGKAGLLISMFSLVFAISAPILLTATSKYERKKVTLIFLFVFLIGNLVAVFSPSFGVLMLARIISAASGSLLVVLCVTIASNIVEKKYRARAIGIVFMGVSGSLVLGMPVGLMLGNAFGWRAPFILITLLTLCSIAGVYFLMEKVEPKPAVSIRKQLATLKNRRILFAQLTTFLFLAGHLTLYAFLTPFLKEMLGLNGTWVSIVYLIFGISAVAGGGIGGTLADKFGTKPTIIGVIVVFALAIFSIPYTTFSLPLFLIVMMIWGGLSWAITPATQSYLIEAAPETADIQQSLNNSALHFGIAFGSFIGGLVIEHASIEQNATFGGLFVLVALGAMGISMYRGMDSSTQVSDSY
- a CDS encoding GTP pyrophosphokinase: MNQAGQNYLTQFKEAINELTRFTMVYKFAMDELNTKINILKEEFQYVHDYNPIEHCNSRLKSPESILQKVIRKNIDFSLPSIKENIKDIAGIRISCSFINDIYRISEMIEKQKDVEVVERKDYIKNPKPNGYQSLHLILKIPVFMSDREEDVYVELQIRTIAMDFWASLEHKIFYKYNKEIPERLTKDLKEAALSAAELDRKMESIHREVNHLKKVNEDSDLGDLLSLDIPKNMMQSILKDLSGSIKLP
- a CDS encoding efflux RND transporter permease subunit, with the protein product MKKIIDFSLNNKFAIWLLTIMVTAAGLYAGLNMKQETMPNITLPNVSIITTYPGAAPGEVAEEVTEPIEQRVQNLSGVELVSSSSMANASSVQIQFDFDTNMDNAEDEVKDVLEDLSLPEGVSDPEVSRLSLNAFPVMALSVSNPDLSLEELTTEVEGNVLPVLEGVDGVADVQISGQQVQEVSMKFNQDALTQYGLTEDTVKQIIQGSKVSFPLGLTNFDGEVKNLVIDGNVATVEDFKNIQIPITPSQSAPQGQAGTAAQGAQTAPQANQQAPTSMELPTVALEDLAEIEVISESESISRTNGEESIGIQIVKASDANTVEVVNGVKDEIADFEENLGLTVTSTLDQGEPIEESVSTMLNKALFGALFAVIIILLFLRSIKTTLISVISIPLSLLMAVLILHQMDITLNIMTLGALTVAIGRVIDDSIVVIENIYRRMALSDEKLTGKELIREATREMFIPISSSTIVTIAVFLPLGLVSGQVGEMFLPFALAVVFALLASLLVAVTIVPMLAHSLFKKRLAQKSVEATATHEEKPSKLANFYKKILDWALSHKWITFGGAVVVLVASLFLVPVIGVSFLPSDEQKMVIATYSPEPGQTKEDVQEIATTAEEYFGDRDGVTTYQYSIGNGGSMSMMGMGSDNSALFFVEYADDYENFSEESTTVIDHLNEVTDKGEWGTIDIASTGGSSLELIVYGDTIEEIQTAVDQILPVLEERDDLENAESSLSEAYDQYTLVANQEKLSQYGLTAAQIGMNLRSTGDAPVLTTVQHDGEDINVYVEVEEKTYESIDEIKDTEIQTPLGTSVKIEDVMDVEEGKSPDTISRRNGDMYASLSADVLSSDVAAVSAEVDEKVQDLDLEDVRVEFGGVTEQINESFTQLGLAMLAAIAIVYFVLVVTFGGALAPFAILFSLPFTVIGGLVALWIANEPLSVSAMIGALMLIGIVVTNAIVLIDRVIHKEKEGLSTREALLEAGATRLRPILMTAIATVGALIPLAIGAEGGGLISKGLGVTVIGGLISSTLLTLVIVPIVYEVFAKFRKKKEA